The proteins below come from a single Paramormyrops kingsleyae isolate MSU_618 chromosome 25, PKINGS_0.4, whole genome shotgun sequence genomic window:
- the LOC140583111 gene encoding uncharacterized protein — translation MFPTEPENLDKLLTLFKGTISDRQTILRFTDNTILNIKDLMSICPQSLIDLTVSQASRLPWLTDDAVNSRVAQIAKYKTNTMALATHQFIVWHREWQTNRNITDNEIEPLKDAEKVLWPRIVGGSLGPEWGNHFILWVFDVPGKEVRIYDSSEQHNTIDEEVLEMLRHIFRQHDSLNGWTISCPQMWKHTDDFNCGVFVCTMAETDVKETKMSPEVLQPEQLCHLRLYHASCLVKDISVSEQALPALKRRRETERSRSCCLAQGIYACVYQKIRKKSMHPEVKTINWVQCDYCDGWLHSECAGTDPSTFDTDTPFSCGCHFPEPYPYKSVHAALREGLVVRMITDEEIMTLQNDLVSGTLKSNRMYLHQNPSFDPKLKQLRDTSISVFDEKQIEAIIERTFAVFKLDKSSMGDTSFILEVMVPEVTVLILRKLEGFNRYQAETTFAKYMSF, via the exons ATGTTTCCAACAGAACCTGAAAATTTG GATAAACTCTTAACACTGTTCAAGGGGACAATAAGTGACCGCCAGACAATTCTCAGGTTCACTGACAACACCATCCTAAATATCAAAGACCTGATGAGTATCTGTCCACAGAGCCTCATTGACTTGACAGTGTCCCAGGCATCAAGGCTTCCCTGGCTTACCGATGAT gCTGTTAATTCCCGTGTTGCCCAGATTGCCAAATACAAAACCAAT ACTATGGCCCTGGCAACACACCAGTTTATTGTCTGGCACAGAGAATGGCAAACCAACAGGAACATTACAGACAATGAAATCGAACCTCTTAAG GATGCAGAGAAGGTTCTGTGGCCACGAATTGTTGGGGGATCTCTTGGACCTGAGTGGGGAAACCACTTCATTCTTtgg GTATTTGATGTACCAGGAAAAGAAGTGAGAATATATGATTCGAGTGAGCAGCACAACACAATAGATGAGGAAGTTTTGGAAATGCTCAG ACACATTTTTCGCCAGCACGACTCCTTAAATGGCTGGACAATATCCTGTCCTCAGAtgtggaagcacacagatgaCTTCAATTGTGGGGTGTTTGTATGCACG ATGGCTGAGACAGATGTTAAGGAAACAAAAATGTCACCTGAGGTACTTCAACCTGAACAGCTGTGTCATCTTCGACTATATCATGCATCATGCCTGGTAAAGGATATTTCAGTATCAGAG CAGGCCCTTCCAGCACTGAAAAGACGGAGAGAAACCGAAAGATCTAGAAGCTGCTGCCTTGCACAGGGCATTTATGCCTGTGTGTATCAAAAGATCAGAAAAAA GTCAATGCACCCAGAAGTCAAAACCATAAACTGGGTGCAGTGTGACTACTGTGATGGTTGGCTGCACAGTGAGTGTGCAGGGACTGACCCTAGCACATTTGACACAGACACCCCATTCAGCTGTGGTTGTCATTTTCCAGAGCCATATCCATATAAAAG TGTACATGCTGCTCTACGTGAAGGACTAGTGGTCAGAATGATCACAGATGAGGAAATTATG ACGCTTCAAAATGATCTTGTATCGGGAACACTGAAGTCCAACCGAATGTATCTCCACCAGAACCCTTCATTTGACCCAAAACTGAAACAACTTAGAGATACATCCATCTCAGTGTTTGATGAAAAGCAA ATAGAGGCCATCATAGAAAGAACTTTCGCTGTTTTTAAACTGGACAAGTCAAGCATGGGGGACACCTCATTTATCTTAGAGGTCATGGTTCCAGAA GTCACAGTCCTAATCCTGAGAAAGCTGGAGGGTTTTAACAGATACCAAGCAGAAACGACATTTGCAAAATATATGTCATTTTAA